The window GTGGCAGGTCCAACGACCGGCGGCGCCCGCGAGTGGGACGTGGGCTATGTGGCAAATTTGATAATTTTGACCTCGGGACGAAATCatttcacagaatgaactgggtgcgaaactaattcactcccctgacctttttgtgtagcacccgccacgccggcgccacacccgtactgtgcagcgcctagctcggcgGCGTTGCACAcctgtccaccgtggcagcccctaggcccgcacccagcagtgcagcgcctccgagctaggcgccacacatggaatgtgcagcgcctagacgctgggcgccacacatgtaatgtgcagcgcctagcggctaggcgctgcactatgACTTATCCAGCCACTTTGCTGGCCCCCCTCCCCCACCCTCCACACCACACACTCCCACTCTCTTCCCGAGCTTtggcccctctcccactctctccccctctcaaatcctctcccaaatcttgcaaatttgaagaatttgtccgtggatttcgaagtcaaaccctcaaggtaatattctccgatccccttgttttgatccaagtaaagttctcccattgctcatttgttgctagtttggggaaaccctagttttgtttggatctagagatttgcatggagatttgagatgtttgtttgccaatttctatgattaggctttgttagtatgctagaGTTATTCTTATGGGTGCTCTTATGTTGGTGCTAGAGTTAGGTTTagggctagggttatggttatggttagggttaagGTTAGGGTTAGGATTGTTGTTTGATATATATATTAGGGTTTGTATTCCGTGTTTATCCTTGGATTAGTctcatggaagcaatgttaccttgtgttttttgaatgcttatagggatgggaagaacatgtgtgtttgttcatcatggggacaaagacgcctttttgaaaggcaatatagaaccggacccggatgagcttgacatggtgtttgatagtagtcctaactatgcggagctcttgcaacaagttaggaaagatttgaattggatggaccctagtgatatcattgagttggagggaaggcataatgttggttttggaatgcacatccgttggaagacaatgcgtgtcaactcggagcaacgttgggttgcatacaaggagacggtggccgaatcactagacaaggctcttgagttatttgcaacgaagaaggttgattcaagtttgcatttggacttgaaccggaacccctcccctttggttgctagtagccccccacccttgaagcgagatgaaattgttgaacctcttttgacccaagaagtgaggccaacattgagcccgtttacaaacaaccaagatgaagctttgcaagaggacaatgatgagtatgcggacgatgacaatgaagttgatctccatgacaacaatgtgggtgatctcgacaaatatcatttgcaagagacaatggaccattccatccgtttttcccgtgcatatgcatcggactcggatgacgatggtcccgatgaacAAGTTGATGCGGAGGGCTTCACGGTGAAGGAGGGCGaagctttcgagaaggtatttggtcgggatcatcggactacattgttcaaggatgttagtctcgcggatgaagccgtggtagatggtggccaaTGTGTACCTCTTGGGGTTAGGCCAAGCTCTCACCGTGATTTGGTAGATGACAAGAACCGGATTGCTAACGGTTCTAAGTTCGACACCTTGTTGGAATTGAAGATATGGCTCGACAACTATTCGGTTACGCATTATCGTCCACACAAGGTGGTGaactcggacgtcaatgtgcgctacatggttgcatgtgcatgtgaagatgaaatatgtccgtggattgtgcgtgcaagaccatggaaaggaggtccaacttggcatgtagtgagttgtgtgccaacTCACTTGTGCCAAGGCAAAAtggtggatggcaagattgtgtcccaagaccacaaacaactcacgtccgagttcatcgcttacaggctctccaactcaatatccacacttccaacaatgagcgtccaacatgtcattgatcttgtgaaagccatctttcattacaaggtgaaatacgacaaggcatggaaggcgaagcaagccgcatttaagatgttgtatggtacatgggaggaagcatacaaccgaatccctaggttgttgttagccatagccgcgacaaacccgggcatggttcatgtggtcgagcctcatgggcaccaaacaacggttcatgaaggaaggaaagtcagagtatttggccgtgctttttgggcgttcgagcaatgtgtgagggctttcgaacactgtaggccggtcatcgcaattgatggcacgttcttgaccagacaatacaagggcaccttgttggttgcgatagcaagtgatgccaataaccgggtgttgccattggcatttgctttggttgaggtggaaAACAATGACAACTAGGAGTGGTTTTTGCATCTTTTGAGGACGAAGGTGTTACCCGCTCaaagggaaatttgtgtcatatcggatcgGCATCCAGGAATTCTTAACGCGGTGGAGATTGACATTCCCGGGCATGCTCcgttgcaccatcgatggtgcatgaggcacttttgttcgaacttctatagggcatgtggccttaaggaggtggccgatgatcttcaagattgttgtctcgctttctccgataagcgcttcgccactttgtacaacaaattgctcgcacacaaaaaacttgatcccgggggtcaagactttctcaataggcacattcaataccggaacaagtgggcatgtgcttttgatgaagatggccggagatacggtcaaatgacaagcaatatggccgaatgcttcaatagggtgctcaaaggtgcacgtggattacccgtgacggcaatagttcaatacacatttgacaagatgaatgcgtactttgtaaagtactcgatggaaaccgatgcacagatagctgaaaaagaagagagggacaatcagatattcatggagagggtggttaaggaggctcacctcataagaaaaagggaggaggaagaggaagaagagaggaagaagaagaagggaaaggggccttgctctacgcaatagagctatgtcatcctcttcgatttggttgtgaactactatgtgtcatgaactactatgtctcctcctcgatttggttgtgaactactatgtgccgtgaactactatgtctcctcctcgatttggttgtaagaactactatgtgtcgtgaactactatgtctcctcctcgatttggttgtaagaactactatgtgtcgtgaactactatgtctcctcctcgatttggttgtaagaactactatgtgtcgtgaagtactatgtgttatgaactactatgtgtcgtgaagtaACGGAAGGTAGGCCTCCAGTTTGGGCCAAAAAATTCGCTAAgttttgtgcagcgcctagcctgggGGCGCCAGACTGTACAGTGCAACGCCTTGCTGCTGGgcgctgcactgtagagtgtggcgcctgcgagctaggcgctgcacaaacacttagtGTTTTTTTGTCATTCATACTGGGTCATTTTCAGCCACACTTCAACATTTCGTATAATAAACATTAAGGTTCAAAAAGTGTTCATCAAAGACATCATTTCTTAGAAAGGACCATCACAATAAGTTCAAGTTTAACATAGAGCTaccaccactccaagttcaacgacataacaaaTTTCACATTACTAATAGCTACgaccactccaagttcaacgacataacaaaTTTCACATTACTAATAGCTACgaccactccaagttcaacgacataacaaaTTCTACATTACTAATAGCTACCACCgctccaagttcaacgacatcACAAATTTCACTCTAagttcaacattataaataaaGGACGATGACTAGTGCTTTTCGCGCTTGCTGGCTCCTCCCCCCTCTTGACACTTATCTTCTTCACCTTCCTAGGAAAAGGAAcccgctccggctccggctccggttCCTCCACGTCATCTACATAGTCATCCAAAGCCGCCATCCGCGAGGTGCTGACCGTCCTTTTGCCTCTTTGGCCTCTTTGGGTGAAGTCTTCAGGTGTGTACTTGTTGATTCCCTTCCTAGGCTTCAACTCGTATGCAGACCGAGCCTGGTACGTCCCCACAGTCATATCATCAGCAACCTATGCATCAACAGAAGATATGGAAAGACCGTGTGTGAGGATATAGTTAGCAATGCATCAACAAATGGATACATATCGTCATGCcatacctcttgggtgaccaCACCCACATCCTCATCCTCGAAAGGTTCACCATGGCCCTGCCCCAAAGCGGGATCTGATGGTGTCGCCGACCTAGACCGTTCTGGTGATACATACTCGGGGTCACGACAACCGAAAATGTTTGATAGCCGCCTTAACTTTTGGCCCTGGCACTGCAACATGTACAAGTGAATGAGACATGGAACGTAGCAACATATGTTAAGTGCTAGTTTGAAGGAGATGTGAACCTTAATGAATGCTCGACGTGCACCTTCCCCATCGCTTTTGCCAGCCGGGGTTGTTTCCAGAATAGTCTCGGTCTCATTAGCTGCTTTCTTGATCTGGGCATGCTATGAACAGAAACGGTACCAAAGTGTTaggcaagcgaagatgtgaatagtgcgaatggaaaagcaaaaagggctaaccacaaagttcatcattggagctgaagggatcactgagttgcctttcctgactaatgcgttgtactggtgctgggctacctcataaaaaacggtgggttcttccagaatctcctcagcatacgccggcttgcatacctctgttggggaacgtagcagaagtttaaaattttctacgtatcaccaagatcaatctatggagtcatctagcaacgagagagaggggagtgcatctacatacccttgtagatcgcgcgcggaagcgttcaagagaacggggttgatggagtcgtactcgtcgtgatccaaatcaccgatgat is drawn from Aegilops tauschii subsp. strangulata cultivar AL8/78 chromosome 1, Aet v6.0, whole genome shotgun sequence and contains these coding sequences:
- the LOC109749079 gene encoding uncharacterized protein — translated: MLIGMGRTCVFVHHGDKDAFLKGNIEPDPDELDMVFDSSPNYAELLQQVRKDLNWMDPSDIIELEGRHNVGFGMHIRWKTMRVNSEQRWVAYKETVAESLDKALELFATKKVDSSLHLDLNRNPSPLVASSPPPLKRDEIVEPLLTQEVRPTLSPFTNNQDEALQEDNDEYADDDNEVDLHDNNVGDLDKYHLQETMDHSIRFSRAYASDSDDDGPDEQVDAEGFTVKEGEAFEKVFGRDHRTTLFKDVSLADEAVVDGGQCVPLGVRPSSHRDLVDDKNRIANGSKFDTLLELKIWLDNYSVTHYRPHKVVNSDVNVRYMVACACEDEICPWIVRARPWKGGPTWHVVSCVPTHLCQGKMVDGKIVSQDHKQLTSEFIAYRLSNSISTLPTMSVQHVIDLVKAIFHYKVKYDKAWKAKQAAFKMLYGTWEEAYNRIPRLLLAIAATNPGMVHVVEPHGHQTTVHEGRKVRVFGRAFWAFEQCVRAFEHCRPVIAIDGTFLTRQYKGTLLVAIASDANNRVLPLAFALVEVENNDN